A stretch of DNA from Paenibacillus albus:
CGACGGGGCTCTTCATGAACTTATGGCAGAGCCGCTCCACATCCGGCGGCATCGTAGCCGAGAACAGCAGCGTCAGCCGATTCCCCGGCAGCTGCTCCAATATGGCTTCCACCTGCTCGATAAAGCCGCGGCTCAGCATCTCGTCCGCTTCGTCGATGACGAGATACCGCAGCTTATCCACCTGCAGCGTGCCGCGCTGAATATGATCGAGTACCCGTCCCGGCGTTCCCGCTATGACGTGCACCTTCTGCTTCAGCTCGATCTTCTGCTGCGCGAACGGCTGCTTGCCATAGATCGCAACCGCCTTGATTCGCTTGAACCGCCCAATATTGATGATATCTTCTTTGATCTGCCCGGCAAGCTCGCGCGTAGGCGTCAAAATAAGCGCCTGCGGCTTATTTTCCTCCCAGGCCACAAGCTCGCAGATCGGAATGCCGAAGGCCGCCGTCTTACCGCTTCCCGTCTGCGCGCGGACAGTCAGGTCCCGCTGCGCAAGCACCTGCGGAATAACTTTACGTTGCACAGGCGTCGGCTCCGTGTATCCGAGGCTGTCTATCGCGCGAATAATCTCCTCGCTAAGCGGGTAATCTTGAAAGCTATTCGCAGTTGTACTCATGTTCGTGTTCGATGACATGCATAAAAACTCCCTTTTTGAACCGTAAGTAATGTCGTTGATTCCAGTATAGCGGTTCGAAGCCGCGGACAGCAATTTGGCGCCTCGCAATCACGCACGAATAACCCGTGAGACGAGCCCCCTGCAGGGGCCGCCTTACGAGCTGCTTGGCATGCTATCGCATAAGCTGAATTATTTTTTAGAGCGTTTCTTAACGGATTTCTTAGCGCGTTTAACGTTCGATACACGAGCCTTGCCTTTGCCTCTAGCCATAACATCCTGCTCGGAGTACGTGTAACAGTGATTGTAAACAGGGCAGCAGTGATGCTGTTTCACGACATTGACAGCATGAACCACGTTGACCAGCTGCGGATGATAGACATCTTCGTACAGCGTGACCGGTGGATCATACATCGTTTGTGTAGGGCAGTCTGGACAGAATTCGCCGCCAGTGCTTGCTCCAGCTACGTTATTGCCAGGACCCATTCCTGCGCCTGCTAATGCTTGATGGTAATTCACTAAGGAATCACTCCTTCCTCTTGTGGAGTACACCATATTCTATGCGCCGTATATATCGCCGGCCTGTACGCTTGACATGGAAGGCCATCGCCTCTTCTTTGCTAGCAGGATTGGCTCTCGGACATATAACACGGAGCAGCAAAAGCCCGCATTCGCGCATAGAAAAAGACAGGCATCCCGTTCCCATTCAGGAACATAAGATGCCTGCCTTATTGAATAAGCCGTATTAGAACGCCTTGATCTCGAGCAGCTTGTAGGCAATGACGCCCATCGGAGCGTTAACGCTGATGGAAGCCCCGATTTGTTTGCCGATCAACTCTTTGCCAAGCGGGCTTTCGTAGGAAATTTTGTTCTCTGCCACGTCAGCTTCAGCCGGCGCGACGATTTGGTACTCTATTTTCTCATCGAACTCGACATCGTGCAGAATGACCGTCGAACCAATTTGTACCCTGTCCATGTTCGGATCGGCTTCTACGACGCGCGCTGTTGCAAGCATTTTCTCCAAAATAATAATGCGAGTCTCCATGAACGATTGGTCGTTCTTCGCGGAATGATACTCGCTATTCTCCTTCAAGTCGCCGTAGCTGATTGCCAGCTTAATACGCGCCGCAAGCTCCTTGCGCTTCACGTATTTGAGGTCGTCGAGTTCCTCC
This window harbors:
- the greA gene encoding transcription elongation factor GreA; translated protein: MAKEEVILTKDGYDKLQEELDDLKYVKRKELAARIKLAISYGDLKENSEYHSAKNDQSFMETRIIILEKMLATARVVEADPNMDRVQIGSTVILHDVEFDEKIEYQIVAPAEADVAENKISYESPLGKELIGKQIGASISVNAPMGVIAYKLLEIKAF